TCCGGCACCGGCTGTGGGCGGTGACGGACCCGTCGGACCGGCGCGAGATCGAGACAGACCTCGCCCGGCACCAGGCGCTCATCGCGGACGGCCACCACCGGTGGGCCACCTACCTCCGGCTCCAGCGGGAACAGACCGCCCCGGGCCCCTGGGACTTCGGCCTGGTCCTCCTCGTCGACACGGCCCGCCACCCGCTCCAGGTCCGCGCCATCCACCGGCTCCTGCGCCGGCTGCCGGTCGCCCGGGCCCTGAAGGCGCTCACCGGCCACTTCCGCATCCGGCGGGTCGAGGGGCCGCTGCCCCGGGCCCTCGACGCCCTGGCCGAGGCGGCGACCGCCGGCAACGCGTTCCTCCTCGCCGGCGACGGAGGCTTCCATCTGGTGGACTGCCCCGACCCGGCCCTGCTGGCCCGCACCGTCCGGGCGGACCGCCCCGACGCCTGGCGCACCCTGGACGCGACGGTCCTGCACTCCACGCTGCTCGACGAGGTGTGGCGGATCCCCGACGCACCCGAGCACATCGGCTACATCCACGACGCCGCCGCAGCCGTCGAACAGGCGGAACGCCTCGACGCCACGGCGGTCCTGATGCATCCCGTACGCGAAGAGGTCGTCCGGGACCTGGCCCGGCAGGGCGTGACGATGCCCCGCAAGTCGACGTCGTTCGGCCCGAAGCCGGCCACGGGCCTGGTCATGCGGAGCCTAGCCCTCGACTGACCATGCGCTGAGGAAAGAAGAAGGGGCGGCACTCCGACCGGAGTGCCGCCCCTTCTTCTCATCGGTTGTCAGGCCTTGGCGGAACCGTCCGCGGGGCCGTTCTCGTCACGAGGCGCGTCCTCGTCGGGCGTGTCCGCGTCGTCGTCACCGAGGGCGTCGACGAACTCCACGCCGTCCAGCTCGGCGAGCCGGTCCGAAGCGTCCGTGGCACCGTCCTTGTCGGCCTCCATCGCCTTGCCGAACCACTCCCGGGCCTCGTCCTCGCGCCCGGCCTCCAGCAGGGCGTCCGCGTACGCGTACCGCAGCCGCGGGGTCCACGGCTGCACGGAGCTGGACGCCAGCTCGGGGCTCTGGAGCGTCACGATGGCGGCGTCGATCTGGCCCATGTCGCGTCGGGCCCCAGCGGCCACGAGCCGCATCTCGACCTGCCCGGCCTTGTCCAGCTTCTGCACCTCGGGCTCACCGGCCATGGCCATCGCCCGCTCGGGCCGCCCGAGCCCGCGCTCGCAGTCCGCCATGACGGGCCACAGCTCCACGGACCCGGTCATCCGCCGGGCCGCCCGGAACTCGGCGAGCGCCTCGGCGTACTTCTGCGTCGCGTACGCCGCGAACCCGGCCGCCTCACGGACCGCGGCGACGCGGGACGCGAGCCGGAGGGCGATGCGGGAGTACGCGTACGCCTCCTCGGGGTCCTCGTCGATCAGCCGGGCCACCATGACGAGGTTGCGCGCGACATCCTCGGCAAGGGTCTTCGGCAGGCTCATGAGCTCCTGGCGTACGTCCTTGTCGATCTCGTCGCCCGTGACGTCGTCCGGAATCGGCAGCCGCTTGATCGGCTCGCGGTCGCGGTCACGGTCATCGCGCCCCCGGAAGCCGCCACGGTCCCGGTCGTCACGCTGGCCACCGCGGTATCCACCCCGGTCGTCGCGGCGGAAGCCCCCACCCCGGTTGTCGTCACGGCGGAACCCACCACCGCGGCTGTCGTCCCGGCGGAACCCACCGCCGGTGCCACCACCACGGTTGTCGTCCCGACGGAAACCGCCGCCGGAAGGCCGGTCGTCGTCACGGCGGGGACCGCGCGGACGGTCATCACGCCGGTCGAAACCACCACTGGGGCGGCTACCCCGGTACCCACCACGGTCGTCCTCACGCCGGGGCCCACGATCCCGGTCCTGGTCCCGGTCGTCACGACGGAAGCCGCCGCCAGAGGGCCGGTCGTCGTCACGGCGGGGACCGCGCGGACGGTCATCACGCCGGTCGAAGCCACCGCCCCGGTTGTCGTCACGGCGGA
This sequence is a window from Streptomyces parvus. Protein-coding genes within it:
- a CDS encoding tetratricopeptide repeat protein — encoded protein: MSLPKTLAEDVARNLVMVARLIDEDPEEAYAYSRIALRLASRVAAVREAAGFAAYATQKYAEALAEFRAARRMTGSVELWPVMADCERGLGRPERAMAMAGEPEVQKLDKAGQVEMRLVAAGARRDMGQIDAAIVTLQSPELASSSVQPWTPRLRYAYADALLEAGREDEAREWFGKAMEADKDGATDASDRLAELDGVEFVDALGDDDADTPDEDAPRDENGPADGSAKA
- a CDS encoding DUF1015 domain-containing protein translates to MNTSGPVEQGLRLIPFRGLRYVPERVGSLAAVTSPPYDVVVRPDGLHHLESADPHNIVRLILPQADTARDRHRQAADTLDRWLAEGVIAPDPDPVLYVYEQRNEEILQRGLIGALALSPAAEGIVLPHEDVMDDVVADRAELMRTTGAHLEPLLLTYRGDEGTPTGAAAVIDRTVLREPLLATTTEDGFRHRLWAVTDPSDRREIETDLARHQALIADGHHRWATYLRLQREQTAPGPWDFGLVLLVDTARHPLQVRAIHRLLRRLPVARALKALTGHFRIRRVEGPLPRALDALAEAATAGNAFLLAGDGGFHLVDCPDPALLARTVRADRPDAWRTLDATVLHSTLLDEVWRIPDAPEHIGYIHDAAAAVEQAERLDATAVLMHPVREEVVRDLARQGVTMPRKSTSFGPKPATGLVMRSLALD